Within the Cyanobium sp. ATX 6F1 genome, the region ACGTCAGCTGGTTCGCTACGTCAAGAAAGCCCGTGCCCAGGAAGGTTCCACCGGAACCAACCTGCTCAAACTTTTGGAAAACAGGCTCGATAATGTCTGTTTCCGCCTTGGTTTCGGTCCCACCGTCCCCGGCTCCCGCCAACTGGTGAACCACGGCCACGTAAGCGTCAACGGCCGCGTCGTCGACATCCCCAGCTATCAGTGCAAGGCCGGCGATGTGATCGTCATCCGGGAACGCAAGGCCAGCAAGAGGCTCGCCGAAGGGAACCTGGAGTTCCCCGGCCTGGCCAACATCCCCCCCAACCTCGAACTCGACAAGGCCAAGCTGACCGCCAAGGTCAACGGCAAGATCGAGCGCGAGTGGGTGGCCCTGGAGATCAACGAACTGCTGGTGGTCGAGTTTTACTCCCGCAAGGTCTGAATTCGTTTCCTCTTATCTCCTGGCTCTGGCCGGGAGTCCAACCCCGGCCAGAGCCGGGGTTTTTTCATGGGCCCAACGCCCAAGGCGTGGCCCACCCAGCCCACTCAGCCGCCGATCAAGGTCTCCAGGGCGGCCGTCACGTCCGGCTGCCGCATCAGCGCTTCTCCCACCAGCACCGCGTCCGCACCTGCGCTCACCACCCGGTCCAGATCGCCGCGGTTGAGCAGGCCCGATTCGCTCACCAGCAGGGCCCCGCTGCGGCGCACCCGCTCGCCGTAGGTCGCCATCAGCGTTTCGGTGACGGCCAGATCGGTGTGGAACGTGGCCAGGTCGCGGTTGTTGATGCCGATCAGGTTCACCCCCTCGAGCCCCAGCACCCGCTCCAGTTCGGCGCCGTCGTGCACCTCCACCAGCGCGGCCAGGCCCAGGCTCCTGGCCACCTTGAGCAGATAGGCCAGATCCTGATCGCTCAGGATCGCGGCGATCAGCAGGGCGGCGTCGGCCCCGGCCGCCCTGGCCTGGAACAGTTGATAGGGCGAGAGGATGAAGTCCTTGCAGAGCAGTGGCAGGTCCACCTGCTGGCGCACCGCCACCAGCACCTCGAAGCCCCCCTGGAAGAAGGCCTTATCGGTGAGCACCGACAGGCAGCTGGCCCCACCGGCGGCGTAGCCCCGGGCGATCGCCTCCGGGTCGAAGGCCTCGCGGATCACCCCCTTGCTCGGGCTCGCCTTCTTGATTTCGGCGATCACCGCCGGTTTGCGGCAGCTGGCACGCAGGGCGGCCACAAAATCCCTGGGCGCAGGCAGGAGCGCCACCTGCTTCTTGAGTTCCGCCAAGGGAACCCGTTCACGGGACGCGTCCACCTCCCTGTCCTTGGCCCAGACGATCTCCTCGAGGATGTGGCGCGGTTCCGCCTCCGGATGGCGGATGCCGAACTGGAGGTGGGCCACCTTCACCGGCGGGTTCGGGGGGCGACGACGGATCTCCATCGCTCAGACCCCCACGGGCTGACGGGCGGCGCTCACCGCTGAAGCCGCCTGCTTGTAGGCCACCTCCACCAGCTCGCTGAGGGTCGGGTGGGTGTGCACCTCGGTGGCCAGCTGCAGCACGCTCTGGCGGCGGGCGACGGCGTTGGCGATCTCCTGGATCAGATCAGCCGCATGGAGGCCGTAGATGTGGGCGCCGAGCACCTCGCCGCTGGCCTTGTTGAACAGCAGCTTCATCATTCCATCGCTCTCCAGTTCAGCCAGGGCCTTGGTGTTGGCCTTGAAGTAGCTGCGCACCACCCCCAGCTCGAAGCCGCCGGCGACAGCCAGGTCCTTGGCATCGGCTTCGCTCAGCCCCACCGAGCTGATCTCCGGATGGGTGAAGGTGGCCGCAGGGATCGAGCGGTAATCGATCGTGCGGGGGTGGCCCAGGATGTTGTCCACCGCCACGGTGCCCTGGGCGGCGGCGGTGT harbors:
- the rpsD gene encoding 30S ribosomal protein S4, with product MSRYRGPRLRITRRLGDLPGLTRKSAKRAYPPGQHGQARRKRSEYAIRLEEKQKLRFNYGISERQLVRYVKKARAQEGSTGTNLLKLLENRLDNVCFRLGFGPTVPGSRQLVNHGHVSVNGRVVDIPSYQCKAGDVIVIRERKASKRLAEGNLEFPGLANIPPNLELDKAKLTAKVNGKIEREWVALEINELLVVEFYSRKV
- the trpC gene encoding indole-3-glycerol phosphate synthase TrpC; translation: MEIRRRPPNPPVKVAHLQFGIRHPEAEPRHILEEIVWAKDREVDASRERVPLAELKKQVALLPAPRDFVAALRASCRKPAVIAEIKKASPSKGVIREAFDPEAIARGYAAGGASCLSVLTDKAFFQGGFEVLVAVRQQVDLPLLCKDFILSPYQLFQARAAGADAALLIAAILSDQDLAYLLKVARSLGLAALVEVHDGAELERVLGLEGVNLIGINNRDLATFHTDLAVTETLMATYGERVRRSGALLVSESGLLNRGDLDRVVSAGADAVLVGEALMRQPDVTAALETLIGG